The DNA region GTTACAATAAATACAGATAGTTTAAATATAAAAGGAATAAATTATTATCCGCAAAATTCTGCTTGGGATATGTATGGCGAATTATTTTCTAAAGACACTATTGCTAAAGATTTTAAACTAATAAAAAGCACAGGATTAAATGCGGTTAGAATATTTGTTCCTTATGAAGATTTTGGAAAAGAACATGTAAACCCTGAAAAATTAAAAAAGCTAAAAGAAACCTTAGATCAAGCCGAACAACAACAATTAAAAGTTATTGTAACGCTTTTTGATTTTTATGGTGATTACAGCATTATCAACTGGTCTTTAAACCAAAAACATGCGTTAAGTATTGTAAACAAAATTAAAGACCACAAAGCATTGTTGGCTTGGGATATTAAAAACGAACCTAATTTAGATTTTGAAAGTCGAGGAAAACAAAACGTTACCGCTTGGCTTACTAATATGATAGACATTGTAAAATCTGCAGATAATAATCATCCCGTTACAATTGGCTGGTCTAATACAAACACAGCGTTGTTATTAGAGGATAAAGTAGATTTTATTTCGTTTCATTATTATGAAAATCTTTCTGAATTAGACACTAAAATAAACCTGCTTAAAAAAGGAACCGAAAAACCTATTGTTTTACAAGAATTTGGAATGTCTTCGTACAGCGGATTTTGGAATCCGTTTGGAAATAACGAGAAAGATCAAGCCAATTATCACAAAAAAGCCCAAGACATTATTGCAAAAAATAATTTACAATACATGTCTTGGACGCTTTATGATTTTAAAAAAATACCAAAGGAAGTTGTAGGTAAACTTCCTTGGCGAAAAAATGCCCAAAAGCACTTTGGATTTATTAACAAAAATGGGGCAAAAAAGCTATCATTTAATCATATTACTTCGCAGTAGTAGGTTCGATAATTATTGGCTTTTGGGCATTACATTTACACATTATATTATTAAATACAGATAGATACATATCTGTAACCTTTTGCATAGGAAAAGCTGTTGCTGCTTTATAATTTGCTAGTCCTAAAGCTATACGATAATTTGGGTTTGTTACGATAGCTTCAATAGCATTTGCTAAACTGTTTACAGATGTTGGATTAAAAAATTCGCCTTTATAACCTTCATCTTGTACCAACAACGCAAGATCACCTAAATCTGGCATAACTACTGCTTTGCCATAACTTCCAGCTTGATGCAACACACCAGAACTTCCTGTTGTAGATGTATAAGGAAAAACAACAACTGCGCTTTCATTAAATATTTTTGGGACGTCTTTTTCTTCTACATAACCAGTAAACCTAACTTGAGGTACATGTTGGTATGCTTTTTTTACTTGTTCTAAATATCCTGGTACGTTAGGATTGTCAGTTCCTGCAATAACAACTTCTAGATCTAATCCTGTTTTTTCTCTTACCAGTTGCACAGCTTCGATCATTGGTTCTACTTTTTTATAGGTACCAAACTTACCAAAGGTCATAATTTGTAATGATCCTTCTGGTAGATCAAAATTGGGGTGAGTTTTAGTAACTTCAAAAGTACCATGTGGTATTTGAATAATGTTTTTTGCTTTATATTTTGCTTCTAAAACATCTACATATTTATGCATAGTTACTGCTACATGATCTGCTTGAAGTATTAATCTAGTTAGCGTCGATCCTATAAAATTATAAGCTTTTTGCAACCATTTATTAGTTGTAAATCCAGCTTTTGCAAGGTCTACTTCTTCTAAAATATTGTGTAATAAAACAATGTTTGGAATCGCTTTAAGTTTGCAAATTAATGGTAACATTAAGCCTAATGCTGCAGGTATTTTTTTGTCGCCAAACTTCATAAATTGAAGATTAAATAAAACAGCATCTGGTTTAGATTGTGTTAGTGCATTAGACACTGTAAACACATTTTTATAACTATTAAATTGCCAGCATTCCATCACCGAAACTTTACATCCTTGTTCTTCGAAATCTATATCTTTTTGTCCTTCTGTTTTATCTGTAAGTAAAACAATTTCTGTAATAGATTCTTTTTGTCTAAAATGTTTAACCAGATGATAGGCATATTCATTTAACGTCACTTTACTTGGCGGATATGCGGTTACGATTGCTAGTTTCATAATTAATTAATTTTAGTTATTAATTGTTTACACTACAAATTTGAAGATTTAATTACTTTATTTTCATTAGATTAAGATAGGATACACTTATCTGTAGACCAATGGTAATTATCTATAGATTTTGCTTTTGATACTTGTCTTTAATTTCTTGATCTGTAAAAAAAAATGTGACTTGAACTATTAACAACAAAACCATTGTAATAATTTGCATGTATACAACTTCTTGTAAATTAGAATGATAAATTACAATTAGCACAACTTGTAAAATACCAAATATTGCAGATAGTATTACTGGTATATATTTATCTAAGGATAAGTAGTAATATGCAAAAATGTTTGAGATTGCAAATAAGCCTGTAGCTAAAGCGTATTTCCATAATAAAGGCGCAATTGCTAAATAGCTATCACCAAAAAGCA from Mesoflavibacter profundi includes:
- a CDS encoding glycosyltransferase; this translates as MKLAIVTAYPPSKVTLNEYAYHLVKHFRQKESITEIVLLTDKTEGQKDIDFEEQGCKVSVMECWQFNSYKNVFTVSNALTQSKPDAVLFNLQFMKFGDKKIPAALGLMLPLICKLKAIPNIVLLHNILEEVDLAKAGFTTNKWLQKAYNFIGSTLTRLILQADHVAVTMHKYVDVLEAKYKAKNIIQIPHGTFEVTKTHPNFDLPEGSLQIMTFGKFGTYKKVEPMIEAVQLVREKTGLDLEVVIAGTDNPNVPGYLEQVKKAYQHVPQVRFTGYVEEKDVPKIFNESAVVVFPYTSTTGSSGVLHQAGSYGKAVVMPDLGDLALLVQDEGYKGEFFNPTSVNSLANAIEAIVTNPNYRIALGLANYKAATAFPMQKVTDMYLSVFNNIMCKCNAQKPIIIEPTTAK
- a CDS encoding glycoside hydrolase family 2 TIM barrel-domain containing protein, with the translated sequence MVGLNKHIMRTVLILSYIMVVALIIAGISAIFSYLNTGADRSNMLHTEIKQTTNYTPQLNWNPLNNLGRPIDQENLKSLEKDYLDAWFVQHLAYKTNKTTGIEDYYTKNARLNIYDFIAYNTKHNIYIDATTLNHNPTLEFFSEDGQLAVITDNNVIEYKHVYKSNTLITKTKEVTSYKFIMLLEDGFWRIRHKQKVNSEAFKNSSVTINTDSLNIKGINYYPQNSAWDMYGELFSKDTIAKDFKLIKSTGLNAVRIFVPYEDFGKEHVNPEKLKKLKETLDQAEQQQLKVIVTLFDFYGDYSIINWSLNQKHALSIVNKIKDHKALLAWDIKNEPNLDFESRGKQNVTAWLTNMIDIVKSADNNHPVTIGWSNTNTALLLEDKVDFISFHYYENLSELDTKINLLKKGTEKPIVLQEFGMSSYSGFWNPFGNNEKDQANYHKKAQDIIAKNNLQYMSWTLYDFKKIPKEVVGKLPWRKNAQKHFGFINKNGAKKLSFNHITSQ